A window of the Lactuca sativa cultivar Salinas chromosome 7, Lsat_Salinas_v11, whole genome shotgun sequence genome harbors these coding sequences:
- the LOC111877803 gene encoding uncharacterized protein LOC111877803 isoform X2, with protein sequence MESSLKEKSSHSVGSTGAKSTSSSLMNNKEKSPQSHHQSAANHRHHNVNRTLSSKVPRHYYSLQHSQQKAANCSGTSTSHGKNNDKHSWKFGHRPESGFGYHGGRNNKGSRRVDRIRSNSMMISAISPNVKNMDCGLCRQRMSDFSVVAVLVCGHFYHVECLETRTSNEDRRDPPCPLCIPSGVNN encoded by the exons ATGGAATCATCATTAAAAGAG AAATCTTCTCATTCGGTTGGCTCTACTGGAGCAAAGTCCACGTCATCATCTCTCATGAATAACAAGGAAAAATCACCGCAAAGCCACCACCAGTCAGCCGCCAATCACCGCCACCACAATGTTAACCGGACATTGTCATCAAAAGTGCCACGTCACTACTACAGTCTCCAACATTCACAACAAAAAGCTGCAAATTGTTCAGGCACGTCAACTTCTCATGGAAAGAATAATGACAAACATTCTTGGAAGTTTGGTCATAGGCCAGAATCAGGATTCGGATATCATGGAG GGAGGAACAATAAGGGATCACGGAGGGTTGACCGAATTAGGTCAAATTCCATGATGATAAGTGCAATTTCCCCAAATGTAAAGAATATGGATTGTGGATTATGTCGACAAAGAATGAGTGATTTTTCAGTTGTGGCAGTTTTAGTTTGTGGTCATTTTTATCatgtggaatgtttggaaacaagaACTAGTAATGAAGATAGAAGGGACCCACCATGTCCATTGTGTATTCCCTCAGGAGTCAACAATTGA
- the LOC111877803 gene encoding uncharacterized protein LOC111877803 isoform X1, which translates to MGKRKRRADRNKTPPFPAFSSHTSQMESSLKEKSSHSVGSTGAKSTSSSLMNNKEKSPQSHHQSAANHRHHNVNRTLSSKVPRHYYSLQHSQQKAANCSGTSTSHGKNNDKHSWKFGHRPESGFGYHGGRNNKGSRRVDRIRSNSMMISAISPNVKNMDCGLCRQRMSDFSVVAVLVCGHFYHVECLETRTSNEDRRDPPCPLCIPSGVNN; encoded by the exons ATGGGAAAGAGAAAACGAAGAGCTGACCGGAACAAGACCCCTCCTTTTCCAG CATTTTCATCTCACACCTCTCAAATGGAATCATCATTAAAAGAG AAATCTTCTCATTCGGTTGGCTCTACTGGAGCAAAGTCCACGTCATCATCTCTCATGAATAACAAGGAAAAATCACCGCAAAGCCACCACCAGTCAGCCGCCAATCACCGCCACCACAATGTTAACCGGACATTGTCATCAAAAGTGCCACGTCACTACTACAGTCTCCAACATTCACAACAAAAAGCTGCAAATTGTTCAGGCACGTCAACTTCTCATGGAAAGAATAATGACAAACATTCTTGGAAGTTTGGTCATAGGCCAGAATCAGGATTCGGATATCATGGAG GGAGGAACAATAAGGGATCACGGAGGGTTGACCGAATTAGGTCAAATTCCATGATGATAAGTGCAATTTCCCCAAATGTAAAGAATATGGATTGTGGATTATGTCGACAAAGAATGAGTGATTTTTCAGTTGTGGCAGTTTTAGTTTGTGGTCATTTTTATCatgtggaatgtttggaaacaagaACTAGTAATGAAGATAGAAGGGACCCACCATGTCCATTGTGTATTCCCTCAGGAGTCAACAATTGA